From Slackia heliotrinireducens DSM 20476:
AAAACCGCGCCTCCTTCAGCCGAATCGAGCATCGGCAAGCCCCGCCCGACCGACGACGAATCGAGTACACCATGCAAGAAGAAATCCGCTCCATCGGCAGCCTCATCGTTTCCCGCGCCTGGCTGTATGAACTGTTCCGCAAAGCCATAGGCGGCCAGCCCACCGAGGATATCGTTTCCTTCCTCACGTGCGCCACCACCGCCGACGTCTTAAGCGAGTACGCTGCGGACGACACCGAGGACTGTGCTGTTGTGCGGAATTTAGCTGAGATGTGCAGCAGGCAGGATGCGGTTACCCTTGAAGTCTGCGCCAGCGACTACAATTCCGTGGTCAATGCGCTTGGCAGCCGCAGCGTGCCTCTGTGGGAATCCTCCTGGATTGCACCGGACGGAGCCCTGTTCAGCGCGCGGACGCTCGCCGTTCGTCAGGCGTTTCGCAGCAAGGACCTGCAGGCGAAACGCTTCAACCGCGTTCCCGAAGACAGCCTGGCCATGATGCTCGAATTCGGAGCGAAGCTCGCAAAAGACGACTACCGCTCCTTCGTCAACGGCGACGCCGCAAAGCTTGCGTCGTGCCTGTCCGACGAGGCCGCGTTCATCAACGAGCACCTGCTGAACTGGCTGCCTCAAGCCGTAGCGAAGGCCCAGGAGAAGAACGGCGCCGAAAACCTGTACGTTGTCATGCTCAAGACCATCGAGGCGTTCCTCCGTCTGGATGCGGCATTCGCAGCCAACGCCGTCGCATGGCTGCAAGGCCAGCCGAGCTATGGCGCGGTGGAGGACGGTCCGGAACTCAGGGCGTTCGACGCCATCATGGTCGAGCTGAAGGAGCTCGAAACCATACAGCCACCGTTCATCGTCGATTCGGAGATCGTCTCGATCTAACCGAGGGAGCACATACCAACCTGCAACACGCAGGGCCGGAAAGCTTCTTCTCCGGCCCTGCGCGTTCCGCATGCCGGAACAAGGACGCCCTCCGCTTCAAACGGCATGCGCGCGGCCGAAGGGATTCCGATTGCGAGAACTTCACGGTCCTCTTCTATTGACTATATGCATATAGGGTGATAGGATGCCCCCAACGTCCTATACGCATATAGTCGAGAGGAGCATCATGCACGAAGACTACACCGTTCAGCACATCATCGACACGTTCTCGCTGAGCAACCCGGATTTCACGGGAATCATCATCGCATTCGCCATCGCCAACGCCATCGGCCTGCTGGAATACGCCTGGGCCGTCGCCCTTAGCCTGAAGGAGAACAAGACGCCGTTCCCGGCCTGGTGCCACGCGTTCATGTTCGCCCACGACCTCACCGCCGGCATCGTGTTTGCGACCCTCGCCTTCCAGCATCATTTCTTCTGGCTTTTCGTCGTGTACGGTTTGGGCATGCTGACCTGGACGTGCCTCGAAGCCATCAACATACGCACCGTCATCAAATACGAGAAGGAGGAGGCTTTCGGCATCGGCGTATCCACCCGGGACGCGGTCATCGCCCTCGTCCTTATGGTGGCGTTCTTCCTGTGCGTAGTGAACATCCTGCGCTGGAACATGAACGATGTGGCCATGTTCTACTGGCTACCGCTGACCAACGTGGTCATGGCGGTCGCGCCCGGTTACGTGCTGGCCAAGCGCCGCAGCCGCGAAGGCAGCTCCGTCATGGTCTACATCTTCGTCGTGATCGGCACCGTCTTCAACTTCATGCCGGCGCCCATCGGCCTGTTCACCAGCACGACGCCGTGGATCTACAACCAGCCCATCTGGTTCGCGGTCGGCGCGGTATGCACGGTTACCGCCGTGTACAACCTGTATCGCATCCTGCAGCTCCCGCCGAAGACGATCGACATGGGCACCTACAAGAAGAAGCCCATCTGGTAAGCATTCTACGCAAGCATCCCTCGACGCACAGATTCGACCAGGCTGTCCACTACGGCCTGGTCGATTTTTTCTGCCATAAGCCGGTCGTAGGCCGCAACGTACGGCGACGCCCCGACAAGAGCCAGAAACGCAGCCGTGTTCTGTGCGGAAAGGTCGGCGGGATCGACGGGCGTCTTCTCCTTGATGCGGAGCCAGAGCATCTCGTACACGCCGCCTGTCGCCTTGATGCTGGCCTCGCGCATAGCGACGGCCGCATCCTCGTCTTGACCGACGGAATACAGCGGCAAGGATTCTTCGGCGTTCACTTTGACGATGCGCCCCGTGATGCCGCGGTCCGAGAGAAGGTCGAAGGTGAGCGACGTCGTCTGCGCGTCGCGAAGCAGGAACGAATAGTAGACCTGTCCCATATGCATGATGCGCAGTTCAGGCGCTTCGCCTGGCACGTCCGCCGTCTCGAGAGCCTTCGCGATACCGCGCAGGATTTCGAGCACGAGCGCCACGGCCATGTCCTCTTTTTTCGGGAAGTAGTACTGCACCAACGGACGGCCTTGCCCCGACTCTGCCGATATGCGCGTGTAATTCGCCTGCTTATAGCCCTCTTCGAGCATGAGTTTGAATGCGGCGGATTGAATCTGCTCGCGGCTCGTTTGCTCTTCGGATGACGTAGCCATGGTACCTCCTTGCGGTCACAGCCATTATATACGTCCGCGCCGCAGAACGCCCTTCGCAACGTCCGACTGCGCCCATGGCGCTACAGCACCAGTAGCCCCGGCAGGTCGACCGACGCATCCGACGCGATGATCAGGTTGTTTTCGGACCCGTCGAAATCCTCGTCGGGGCAGCGCAACAGGTGCACGTGGACGAACACCTCGTGCAGCGTCCATACGAAGGCCTCGATGTCGCCGATGGTTTCTGACACGGCGTTAACCAGGTACAACCCGCCATCGGTCATGGCGTATTTCGTGGCCTGCAGGGTTTCCGGAGCAAGCAGGCCGCTGGTGGGGTTGGTGCCGTCGAAGGAATCGTTCACCACCACGTCATAGGTCGAAGGCGCCGCAGCCCGCACTGCCTCTACCCCGTCGCCGACGATGATGCCCAAACGCCCCGTTCCGGCCGGTCCGTGCAAACGTTCGACCTCGTCAAGAAAGAAATGACGCCGCGCGATGTCCACAATGGCCGGATCGATTTCCACCACGTCTATGGAAGCCTTCTGCAGGCGCACATCGTCGCTGGTCAAAAGGTGTTTTGGGTAGGAGAATGCCCCGCCGCCGATCATGAGCATGCGCCGCACGGGGCGCACGTCGAACGCGCGGTCGATGGCTCGGCAATAGGCGAACACGGGCTCGAAGCGCCGCCCGCCCAGATACGTGGCCGACTGGAACCCGCCTCCCACATACAGCGCCCGTACAGGCACGCCGTCGTCGGTTTCCATCGTGAATACGTCCGCATCGCCGAACATGGTGGGGTACGTGTATTTTTCCAGCAGCGGGCCTGCTTCGTTTCCGCAGACGAGCGAATCAGGCATGATGGCGTTTCCTTTCCTGAAAAGCGGCAGCTCGAAAGGTCCGTGTCGATAATCGCCGCGTTACATTTCGCTCTTGATGATAGTGCAAAAGCCAGACTCTTGCAGGCATTTCGCACGAATGCCGCGCGGCGCAAACAGGCCAGGGGCAGCCAGGCCGTTTCAGCATCGTTTGACGCAAGAGGGGGAAGAGTCGATATAATTACCCACGTTGAACCAACAAATTAAAGGAGATGCCCATGAAGAAAGCCTTGATTGCAGTTGCAATGGTTTGCTCGCTCTGCCTGTTTGCCAGCTGCGGGTCGGGAATCCAGCCTGGTTCGTCTTCCGGTTCGACTCTAGAGGAGAGAAGCGCATCGGCGCCCGAGCCCATGGACATCCAGCTGGGCAGCGAAACACTCGATTACCACGGCGTTCGCATGACCCTTCCCGATTCCATGATCATCTACGACGACGGCGACGACATCGACAACGGCATCGTCAGCCTCAACGACACCAGCATTCCGGAATCGGGCGAGATCTCGCTCACCGTCTACAGCGAGGGAGCCGCCGATTTGTTCAGCGTTGAAACGCTCGACCCGGAAACGTACACGCCGGAAGCCGCCCTGTTTAACTTTGCGGAAGGTAACTTCGAAGGCAGGGTTGCCGAGCAGGAGATGCACCGCGTGATGGTCGGCGGCACATATGCGCTGGTCAGATACTGGGATTGGGATGTGGCGGAAACGTACGCCACCATTGTCGACCTGGTTCTGAAGGACGAGGTCATCGAGATCACGTTCATGGACAAGTATAACCTTTACGGCGATGTCATCCAGCAGTGCATCGACAGCATTACCATCGACGAGGAGTGCATCCCCGATGTGGCCACCAGGCTCTCCCCCGAAGGCTTGCAAGCGGCCGGCCTCCGCACGCAGGCGTGGGAGGCCTACGGCCTGTACATGAACGTGCCTGAGGGCTACACGCTCATCGACCTCGGCGACGGCAACCTCGTTTGGGGAGCCCCGGAAGGGCAGACGTACTTTGCCGTGCAGCAAACCGACACTGCGATTCTCCAGGCTATGGTCTATGCCCCCGAAGAGGCTGAACAGATCCTTGTGGACGGCTTGTCCGCTAACCCGAGCTTCGTCGAGCTGTCGGGCTACAGCGTCGGCACGCTCAACAGCATGCTTGCCCTGAACTATCAGTACAGGGCCGTCGACTCGAGCGGCGTGGAGTATATCGCCTATGTACTGGTGGTGCAGCCCTACCAGTATTCCGACATGGCGGTTTCCGTCTTGTCATTCTGCTACTCCAACGAGGCGCTCGACCTCATGAGCAACATGCAGCAGACGATCCGCGTCGCTGACGGATGGGTGGGCGACGGCCTGGTCGAAGACGAGCCCGTGCCGGCTGACGAACTCTAACGAGCCGAAAACCGCATAGCGAACCCCGAGCATCAACGCTTCGGCAATCAACGCCGGCCCGGTCAATCCAGGTCGGCGTTTTGATTGCAGCGTATGGCATCGCAGCTCATCTTCAGCCGAAAGAAAACAAGCGGACCACTGAATGCAACCTGGGGAAATCGACCCCTTTTGTCGTATTTTTGCCCGCTCTGAGAGATGTGACGCTCGCCCGTTCGCAAAACAAAAAGGGCGCCCGAGAACCGAGCGCCGAAGCTGTCACGAGGGCCGGAGAAGATTAAGAGTCTAAAAGTAGCCGACCCAACGACTGCGATGCCAGTATAGCGCACCTCAGGCCCAAGCGCACGACCCCGGCCTTGCACGCACGGCTATAATGAAGGAACCATCCGCAACGCAAGGAGCGCACTATGATTCAGGCCGACCGCGACGCATTCGAAGGCTTTGGCATCCTGTATTACGACATCTACGGGCTGGGACGGAACATCCTGTTCCCGGAAAACGTTTCCATAACCGACGCCGACATGACCGCAGCTGTGACCTGCGCCATGAACATGAACGGAACCGGGTTCGCGCTCACGCCCGCTTCCGTGGCCACGCTGGCCGCCCACTTCGCCGTCCTGCGCGAACGCGCCTCGGAGCCCGCGCTTGAAGGTGCGCTCGTCAACCCAGGCATCGACATCCGCATGCTGGTACCGTCCATCAAAGTGGCGCCCATGTACCCCAAATTCCCGCACCAGGTCATGGATATGTCTGAAGCCCGGTTCCGCTTCGACCAGCTGCTGCACTATGCGTCCACCTACGGCGTCGAAGACGTCGCAGCGCAGCTCGGCATCCCCCTCACCGTCAGCAAAGGATGGCTTCCCGAAGGCGGCGGCCAGACCGCCGAACCACCCGAGTCGGCCGCAGAAGCGCCCAACGCCCCACGTGGCGAAACCCCCTTCGCAAACGCAAAGCTGCTCACCTTGGTGGTCGACCGGACGCAGCTGATGCACATGGTCATCGAGCGTTTAGAGCGGCCCACGCGCATGCATCCGGCCGAAGCGCGCGTGGCCGTGGGCGTCTTGCGGGACATCCCCACCATGCACATGCCGCGCATCGCGTTCCACGAGAACATTTTGGAAATCATCGCGGCTGCCATCGACGAGCCCAACGCGGTGCTGACCGACGCGTTGGAAAGGACCGTTCAGCACCCCGGTGACGTGCTGAAAGCCCTCACGCATATCATCCGCGTCAAGGGCCGCAAGCACCTGACCACCCGCCAGAAGAAGGTGTTCTGCAACTTCCTCAACCAGTACACGTTCGAATCGCTGGCTGGAAACTTCGCCGACGCGCACCCCATCGACTACCGCTCGCTGAACTACCTTTCGGTCGAACGGTTCGGCGGCGTAACGCTGCGCCAGGCCATGCAAGCCGTGGAGGAAGGGCGCTTCCGCTCGTGGTATTCCCAGATAGAACGCGAATGGGACCGCTCCGCCGAAGTCGGCTTCGCTCCGCTTCTGGACAAATACATGGAACGTCCCGGCGTGTTGTTGCGTTCCATGACGCGCCTGATCAAGGCAGGCGTCACGGCCGAGCAGCTTACCGAGGCCATGGGCCGGTCGAACGCCTACTCGCTGCCCAGCATCGTCCGCACGCTGACCCTGATGGCAGCCGAGGACGTGACGCCCGGCCGCAACTGGCATGATGACGAAGAACCAGATGAACGCATGAAAGCCGAACGCATCAAGCGCCAGCAAGACGCCTACAAGGTTGCCGAAACCGTCCTGCGCAACCTGCTCGAGCGCCGCCTACGCACCCTGGACACCCCGCTGCAGGGCAAGCGCGTGTACGTGGATGCGGGCCCGTTCTCGCTGCTTGGATCGGTGCTACTCCCCAACGACACGGGCTCCACCGGCACCGCGTATCCGCCCATCGGCATGGCATACCGTATACCGCGTGACGGGCGCTTGCGTTTCTTCACCTTCTGGGACGACCGCGCCAAGCGTGTCGATGTGGACCTGCACTTCAAGGGGAGCCTGCGCGACGGCAGCCCCTTCTCCATCGGCTGGAACGCCGATTACAATCTTGCCGGCATGGTGACCAGCGGCGACATCACGCATAGCACCAACGCCGTCGAGTATCTGGACATCGACATGAACGTCGCGCGCGAACAGGACGTGGATTATGTCATGCAGCGGTGCCACATCTTCGCTGGCGCCGAAAAATGGGGCGACATCGCAACCTGCTTCTCCGGTGCGCTGCTCGTGGATTCGATCGATCCTGGCAAGCCCATCTATCAGGGCGAAAACCTGATCTTCCGGGACTCCATGACGGGTGCGGATCGCGAAATGGACTATGCGCTGGTTGATGTCCAGGCATGCTACGTGCGCCTGCTGCGCGGCGCCAACCCGATGTTCGTCCGCACGCGCTTCACGCTGAACAACTATATCGACATGCTTTTGACCTGCCAAAACGCTGTGCGTGTAGGCTCGTCTGACGAAGCGGACGTGGTGCTTTCCGTCGGCCGCAACGATAACAAGGACGCCGTATGCCTGATTGACGAGGGGTTCTTCCTGAAATAGGCTGCGCAAAACAGCCCTACAATATGGGTCACTTCTACGAGCGGGCCCGCCACGAGCGCGCCAAGGTCGTCGAGAAGGCGACGGGCACCCGGCCCTCCGACGGGGCGGTCGCAGAGGCGCTGCGCAACATGACCGGACATCGGCTGGACGCCAACGTCTACCACTTCGACTACCGCACCGACCTCACCGACGCGCTCTGCTCCTGCGTCGGCATCGACCTGTCGCGCGAGGCCATGACGAAGTCCCAGATGAACAAGGTGATGTCGGTTGTGAAGAAACCGCGCAGCTAAGCTGTTGCACTACAAAGAATGTCACTGGAAAAACGGCCGTTTGCCCAGCTCGTATTGGGCAGACGGCCGCTTTGCGCTGCAAAAGTCAGGTTATACCAATGCCCGCGAATCGGGTCAATGAACGATTTCCCTTCCCAACAAAGTCTGCCAATCGACCGACGGTCCAACCGACAGCTCCGCAACCTCCCTCAATCCTGCGGCAATACAATTACGCAGCCCCAACGCTGGGCGCATTCGTTTCGCGTGGCCCCGTTCATCCATGCGTCTTAAAGGATTATCTCAATCTGCCCGTATCAAATAACATCGTTCTGACCATTTTGCACAGGTCAGTTTGTCATTACTCTACCGAGGTATAGGGGCAAACCAACAACAGAGGAGATGAATATGAAGGGTTCTTCCACCTTTGGTGCGTCGTCGTCCGCGCATGCGCTGACACGTCGTTCCTTCCTCAAGACCACCGGCACCCTTGCTGCGGCCGGAGCCTTGGGGGTCGGATGCTCGCTCGCCCATAACGAGCTCCAAGCGCTCGCCGACGAGAACGCCGACGAAACCGCCGAAAAGACCTGCTATCTGTGCCACAACTTCCACTGTCTGGGCGGTTGCGGCCTTAAGGTCACGGTCCGCGACGGCCACCTAGCCAAGATCGAGCCTCGCCAGATGCCCGACGACCGCTACCGCAAGGTGTGCCTGCGCGGCATCAACGAGGTGCAGCACGTGTACGCCACCGACCGCCTGCAGTATCCCATGCGCCGCACCGGCGAGCGCGGCGAGGGCAAGTTCGAGCGCATCAGCTGGGAAGAGGCCATCCACGAGATCGCCGAGAACGTGAAGGCCGTCCAGGAAAAGTACGGGGCAGGTTCGCTGTACGTAAAGAAGTCCGTAGAAGCGAGCCTTGGCCAGGGCTTTTCCTTCACCGACGTGCTGCTGAACGCCGAGGGCGGCGGGCTCACCGGCCTGGACCGCGGCATCGCCAACGGCTGCGAGCCCGCGCTGCAGACCGTGAACGCCAACTCCGTGAACAGCATTTGGGAGTGGAAGAAGGCCGCCACGGTCATCAACCTGGGCAACAACATCTGCGAGTCCGGCATCATCTGGTCGCAGGCGCTGGTTGAGGCCCGCGAGGCCGGCGCCAAGGTCATCACCTTCGACCCGCGCTTCAGCCCCACCGCCGCCAAGAGCGACCAGTGGGTGCCCGTGAAGCCCGCCGAGGACGGCGCCGTGGTGCTGGGCATGATCTACCACATCCTTGACCAGGGCTGGTACGACCAGGAGTTCATGGCCGCGCACACCTCGCTGCCGTTCCTGGTGGACGTGGAAACCGGCCAGCTGGTGGGCGAAGTGGAAACCGGCGTGAACCGCCTGGGCAAGGAAGAGCAGCCCATCGTGCACTCCGTGGTGTTCAGCCAAAGCGCCGGCATGCCCGTGCCCTACGACGCTCCCGAAGCCGCCGACGCCATGCTGGAAGGCACCTGGAGCTACGAAGGCCGTCAGGTGACCACCCAGTTCATGCTGCTGAAAGACCAGATGGCGCAGTACGACCTGGCCTGGGCCGCCGGCCGCTCGGGCATCTCCGAAGACGTTATCATGCAGCTGGCCGACGACTATGCCAACCGCGGCCCGGCCATCATCAACTACGGCATCGGCGGCCCCGACAAGTACGCCAACGCCGACGTTCTGGGCCACAGCATCGCCATCCTGGTGGCGCTCACCGGCAACTACGGCAAGGCGGGCGCAGGCTGCGGCTTCTACAACTCCGGCGGCGGCGGACTGTCCGGCGCGCTGAACCCGTGGCCCCTGCCCGAGTTCGCCGGCCTGGCCGAGAACAAGATGCGCCTGTACGAGGTGGCCAGCAAGCCCAACGACATCCATGCCGCCATCACCTTCGGCGACGCCTTCACCCTGCGCGCGGCCAACGCAAACGCCACGGTGGAATGGATCAAGTCCATGGACTTCTTCGCCATCATCGACATCTACCATTCGTCCGCCGTGGACTACGCCGACATCGTGCTGCCCGCCTGCAGCAAGTTCGAGAACACCGAGGACTACAA
This genomic window contains:
- a CDS encoding TorD/DmsD family molecular chaperone, giving the protein MQEEIRSIGSLIVSRAWLYELFRKAIGGQPTEDIVSFLTCATTADVLSEYAADDTEDCAVVRNLAEMCSRQDAVTLEVCASDYNSVVNALGSRSVPLWESSWIAPDGALFSARTLAVRQAFRSKDLQAKRFNRVPEDSLAMMLEFGAKLAKDDYRSFVNGDAAKLASCLSDEAAFINEHLLNWLPQAVAKAQEKNGAENLYVVMLKTIEAFLRLDAAFAANAVAWLQGQPSYGAVEDGPELRAFDAIMVELKELETIQPPFIVDSEIVSI
- a CDS encoding TetR/AcrR family transcriptional regulator — protein: MATSSEEQTSREQIQSAAFKLMLEEGYKQANYTRISAESGQGRPLVQYYFPKKEDMAVALVLEILRGIAKALETADVPGEAPELRIMHMGQVYYSFLLRDAQTTSLTFDLLSDRGITGRIVKVNAEESLPLYSVGQDEDAAVAMREASIKATGGVYEMLWLRIKEKTPVDPADLSAQNTAAFLALVGASPYVAAYDRLMAEKIDQAVVDSLVESVRRGMLA
- a CDS encoding spermidine synthase, yielding MPDSLVCGNEAGPLLEKYTYPTMFGDADVFTMETDDGVPVRALYVGGGFQSATYLGGRRFEPVFAYCRAIDRAFDVRPVRRMLMIGGGAFSYPKHLLTSDDVRLQKASIDVVEIDPAIVDIARRHFFLDEVERLHGPAGTGRLGIIVGDGVEAVRAAAPSTYDVVVNDSFDGTNPTSGLLAPETLQATKYAMTDGGLYLVNAVSETIGDIEAFVWTLHEVFVHVHLLRCPDEDFDGSENNLIIASDASVDLPGLLVL
- a CDS encoding molybdopterin-dependent oxidoreductase translates to MKGSSTFGASSSAHALTRRSFLKTTGTLAAAGALGVGCSLAHNELQALADENADETAEKTCYLCHNFHCLGGCGLKVTVRDGHLAKIEPRQMPDDRYRKVCLRGINEVQHVYATDRLQYPMRRTGERGEGKFERISWEEAIHEIAENVKAVQEKYGAGSLYVKKSVEASLGQGFSFTDVLLNAEGGGLTGLDRGIANGCEPALQTVNANSVNSIWEWKKAATVINLGNNICESGIIWSQALVEAREAGAKVITFDPRFSPTAAKSDQWVPVKPAEDGAVVLGMIYHILDQGWYDQEFMAAHTSLPFLVDVETGQLVGEVETGVNRLGKEEQPIVHSVVFSQSAGMPVPYDAPEAADAMLEGTWSYEGRQVTTQFMLLKDQMAQYDLAWAAGRSGISEDVIMQLADDYANRGPAIINYGIGGPDKYANADVLGHSIAILVALTGNYGKAGAGCGFYNSGGGGLSGALNPWPLPEFAGLAENKMRLYEVASKPNDIHAAITFGDAFTLRAANANATVEWIKSMDFFAIIDIYHSSAVDYADIVLPACSKFENTEDYKNVRISQNHVYIAQKCIDPLFESKTDLEIERLLMAEWGYDQYLPQSYDELNRHQLENLEGPLAGITYDKLIENDCCLPLAGGDDPIEPQVGYHEPVIKTPTGRIELYYEDLVDEGQALPTYEPCNEAYDENPAKDTYPLVFMQGKTRYRIHAFFSASEWFRQNYTPCVTMHPSDAAARGIAEGDDVHIFNDRGEFVCRAVLDEGIRPGVLFMAETTYSSYYKQGFLQNVTNSNLQERCYKMKFGPQINYNDVLVQVEKA